A window of Pyrus communis chromosome 3, drPyrComm1.1, whole genome shotgun sequence genomic DNA:
ATGCTGAATTCTTCATTTATTGTTTTATAAGTGTGTAAAACGTGTAATGACTGCGAAACTGACATTAACTTTGTGTAAAATGTGAATATCAGGGACTACAATATCCCCTTGGATAGTGACGCTGGAAGCTCTAGAACCTTTTCTTTGTGATGCTCCCAAGCAGGTGGTTACTCATATTTGCATAATGCATACCCACATAATTCAATCTTTCTTTGCAATTATAAGTCATagaatatttatattatgttcaCTCTGACTCGTAGGACCCCCATCCGTTGCCCTATCTGGCTGAAAAAATCTCCCAAAATTATGACATTTCATTGGAGGTATTTACCAGCTCATtgcaatttgtttcttttagttaATTAACAAAGTTTATGGTTTCTTTTACCCTTAAGGCCTTACGGAATTTTCTTTTAGTGATTATATTGTAAATAGTCATGTGCTCTTGTGTTCTTGGGATGACGATGGAACTGCCATTTTATTGCTAGGTTCAAATCAAACCTGCTGGACAAGATGAGTCGCATGTGGTCACAAAGAGCAACTTCAATAATTTGTAAGGATTTCTCCCCAATTACTTTCTCAAGAGTCTTTAATCTTTAGCTGAGATAAGTCTTACCCTGTTGACAACTATTGGAAAAGTAACCTAGAAGATGGTCATAATCATACTGCCTAGCGTTGAGATAACTTTTCCGTAGTAGTTTCCTTTTGGTTAGGATAATGGACTTTATATTCATTACCATGCTTTCTGTAGTTCTGCGCTTCTTGGGGGGCATCATAATAAGTGCATTTTAGCTTTTGTTGAGCTAATCAGGATGCCTAAGTAATCAGATGAAGGAAAATCCATggttttgtactttttattttgttcttgcgTGCTTCATTTATAAGGTGTCTTAACTCGTGCACCTCATTTACAGATACTGGACATTGACTCAACAGGTAGCCCACCACACTATCAACGGCTGCAACTTAAGGCCAGGCGATCTCCTTGGAACAGGGACTATCAGTGGGCCTGTACGGTTTCAGTTTCTTTTTACTATTTCGTACATTCATATTAAGTTATGCTTGACTATAAATTCGTGGAGTTTTCTTTTATTACTAGAGTGAATTTCATTCACTTGTGTATCACAACAGGAGCCCGATTCTCTTGGATGCTTGTTAGAGTTGACATGGAATGGACAAAAGCAGCTGTCATTAAATGGGACACCCCGCAAATTCTTAGAAGATGGTGATGAAGTCATCATTTCTGGGTTTAGCAAGGTTACTGTTGATACAAGTCTTTTTACATGTTTAATTACATTTACAATCTCTTTTACATATTGCTTGCGGTCTCGTCATGCTGTTTATTGTTGTTCTTTCCTCCTATTGTTGTTCTGATGCAATACCTCGATATGAAGTTTGCCAGAATTTTGGAATGAAACAATATCCACGCTACTGTGCATAACATGTACTTCATACTGCCATCGGTCCTGTGAACTTGTTATGCAGCAGGATTATCAGTCTGATTTTTACGTTTGATGTTTTGATTGCAGGGAAATGGTTACAACGTTGGCTTTGGGACTTGCTCCGGAAAGATTGTTCCCTCACCTCTTTGAAGGCTTTCTTCTTGGCCTTCAAGTAATCAGTCAGAGTACTTGTATTCCATTAGCAAACCTCAATTTCATATGTTGTTGAAGCTGTGTACCATTTACTCTGTAATTCACTTGGCCTTTGTTGTTTTGTAATTCTAAACCATGCGCAATTCACCTGGCTACCCGTAGTGGAATAAGACGGCGTTGTTCTGCTTTATGATAATCACGTATTATTTACTGTTTACGGTTTAGTGTTCTCTCTTTCTATACATTCAAATGTGGATGTCACCGGGGGCTTGGTCTCTAGGACCACTCGACGTTCAAGAAATATACGTGTATAGGTCTTTCTAGGACCATTCGAATATTTGATACGGTCCCTTTTGTGCCTACAAAGTGTTTATGTAATGTCTGCTATGTATATCTCAATAGGTTGTATTGACAACACTCAACAAATTCTTTCCGTATCATTCATCAGATATTTTCGGCATATGTTGATAGATGTTGACATGTGCACGATCTAGTTTGGCTGACAACAATAAGCCCATTAAGTGTTCGACgaaatttttgtgaataaactaaaattttggcGGTGATCTGTTTTTATCTAAATCTTGTATTTAACACTAGAATTCTCTAAGATTTGAATCTTGAGTCTGCCATTTGATGTCACCAATTGCATTGATCAATAGCTTGATTGAAAAATATGAGCTATATTATTAGCTCGACACCGTAGCATATGTAGCTGCGCATATAACTTCTTCCCTTACCTGTGAGATTAAAGATGCTTTCGTGGGAAAGAGATCTTCTCAGTATCGCTTCCATCAAATTATTTCCATTAAACAATTCGATctcttgaaatttaatctaacggttaaatttattataatttttaaaatatgttccTATTTATAATCGTTtggtcaaattttaaaattcaaattagtTAATGAGAAGAATTTAGTAAAAATGATCCGGAGATGATCATTTTGGCTTTCGTGTGCCAAAAAGCCTTCTATCCAAAAATGAGAGGGGGCGTGTGGGTCCCGTAAATTAACGGACGGGAGCGATAGTGCTGAACTGCTGATGCTGTTACGCGCCAAGAGTATTCAAGAACCTTCTACTGTTTCaaaaatacctttttttttttcttttcaaaaaagtcgttttaaattcaagaatgattttcatttttcacacTCAAGTTCACCAGGGCTTAGCCAAAGATGATGAAACCCTCTCGCAGCCGCAGActcagcttctcctcctccgccTCCACCACCGTCACCTACACCCTCCACGATGACCAACCTGCCCCTCCCGCCACCACCGAAATTCCCATCCAGACCTCGGACACCCCAATTCCCATTACCTTTCACTTACCGCAATCCACCGCAGCCATCAAAATTCAATCGGCCTACCGGGCCCACCTCATCCGCACCCACTTCAAAACAATCGCAGCCGTCCACTCCGAGGCCAACCAGTACCAGCGCCGGATCCAACGGCAGGAAACTGTCGACGCCATCAGGACAAGCGAGCGCGAGAAGCTGAGGATGAACGAGTCCCTGATGCGGCTGCTGCTGAAGCTGGACTCGGTGCCCGGCGTGGACCCCGCGGTGAGGGAAGCGAGGAGAAAGGTGAGCCGTCGGATCGTGGGGCTGCAGGAGATCGTGGACGCGATCGTATCGGAAGACGTGGATGGCTTCTGGGGTGGCAGAGACGGCGGATTTGGGAGGAACTGGGACGACATCCTTGCGGAGATGGAGGAGGAGGTGTGCAGGGATAGAGGAGGGGAGGAGATGGAGAGGTTTTGCGCTCAGTATCTGGGGTTTCGGTGCTTGCAGCGATTTTTGCAGGAGCCGTGATCTGGTTCATCGCCGGCACTGCTTTGCTTGCCTACTCTGTTATCTGTAGAGTGACAGAGTCTACAAACTACAGACCGcaaattgtaattttgtttggacccttttttttaatagttttattTTCCATGCACTTAAATTCAACGGTTTTAATTATGAAATATCGTAAAGATAGAATATCGACACgtttaaattaaattagagCAATTTAGAATATCGACACGTTGACAATGAAATGAACATGAGAAAGATAGATTTCAGAATTCATAACTCATAAACTTCATACTTCAAACAGAAACATACAGGCTTTGTTGTTCTTCCTGAGAACACTCATCTACCACAACATGCAGCTGCACTTGCAGCGTGACATGCACCTCTTACAGTCGGAGAGCTTCGGGGTGCCACAATCACAGTTCTTGATGCAGTTGGCCCTCGAGCTGCCGCCCCACAAGCATCGAGCCATACAGCGCAGAACCGGCGTGCATTCTGGGCAGCCGAActtcatctgatttactatgcAACTTCTGCATTGACTGCCATCCGGTGGGCAACTTCTGCATCGGCTGCCGCCTGATGGGCAAGCCTTAGCTGCCGGAAACGCAATCAACcacagcaacagcagcagcgtCAGCTTCAGCGGCCCAAGAGCTAGTGCAGGCGGCCTCTTCTCCATTATCTGCTTCTGAAATGTTTGATCTTTGCTTGCTCGACTATATATTAAAGAATGATTTTCGCACGCTCTTTTTCTAGGAGAAAATGAAATCACGACCTTATATTATTGTTTGTTATGTGAATCATTCACTGGatcaaacaaatataaaacaaatcTGCCGCATTGCTTGTTGCCTCGCAGTTCAACTAGATCATTTAGTGCCATTAATTGCTATGTATTGGTTTGCACAATGTTATAATATCTTCGCGTACATCTATGTCTTCACATCAGAGACGGTAAGTCCATGCTGTAGGATAtagatgagagatttttcaatttgCTAAGACGTGTGtggtacatcacatgtcatATGATGCAACTCAAATCactttgtataatgacatgtggtgtaccacttcGTATTTcaggcacactgaaaaatttctcgatATAGATAAAATTGGCATAAATGGTTGATCTATATCGTATTGTTACATGATGTTACTATTTCATGTGTTACTGtttaaaaatcaatttatatatgTATCGTATTGTCACATGCTATTACCATTTCACGTTATAGTTTGAAAATCTATGTATTATAGTATATCAGCGTACTATGAACGACATTATAATACGCGAATAACAAAATGAGACGAACCGGAAAAACAGAAAGAACCCAATTCTTTTCTTACACGACCCTCAGGCAATCCGAGTTTCATGCACATAGAACATGGCAAGGGATCGAAATTTTATTTCACATCAATAAAACAGAGGTACATACAAACCGAAATAGCAAAAAATAGACTGGTCTATCACCCTGTTTACGGAGGATGAAGCAAACAAATATATCGGTACAATAAACCTACGTAGCAAACTAACTCTCTTCGAAAATTATACAACCAAATCCCGAATGGAAAGTCTGAAACAATAATGCGTGACCCAGTTCTGCACGAACAAATTCTTCCATACACACTTCACTCTCCTTCAGTGAGGATCGGAACAATGAGTGGTTTCATCTGTGCAAGGTATACGATTGCCCACCTACCAAGTACGAAAGGAGCATGCTAAGTCAATATCCAGGTGGGAAAGTTTGTAAAGGAGTAACATTAAAAGTTCACCAACTGAAGCAAATCCAAATTGATAAAATTTTCCCAAAAAGTtaacagaaaaaaaatcaatggtaAGAGTCGATGACATACATCATCCAACAGCACACTACCGCTGTGATAACAAGTGTAAGGTGAAGCCTGCACATGAAAAAAACAATACGTTTAGCTTTAAGAGGATTTGAAAGATGCCCCCAACACCGGAAAGGTccaaaagtgtttgaatcttaATCATGCAAACAACATTGTGCAGTAAGTCTAGATGTAGACATGGAGTAAACATCAAAATCAACGCCGCCTCATCTCATTTGATGCAGACAGAAATGTTGAGGATAAATCTATATATATTTCACGAATGTAACCAATAAATCTAACTCATCCAACATAAATTCAACGGGATCTCCTTGATGTGTCTAACTAAAACCCTCACATATCTCCTAGGATTTAAGATGGTGAAGAACAACATTATCACAGTCTTCCTTTCCCATACATTCCACAGATTTCCTTCCTTAGGAAACGATAGACAAAAGTTTCACAATAACTCATTGACAATATTCATTATATAAACACCAAGAAACATTTAGAAAATCATGCAATATAAATCAAATTATCGAACCCGATTAGCATATTTCAGGCTTCCCATATCAAAGCATCTTCTGACCAAAACTCTCCTCTTCTTTCCCGACAATCTATGTGGTAGATTTTCCCTACAATGTCATCCAACAAGAATGGAGCTACGATTCGCTAAAATGCAATGCAAATGTTTCTAAACCCTTAAAAGATTCGAATTCCATCACCGAAAATCGGTTCCAATAGCATAATCAGCATACTATAAGGGTTTCAATCTGACCAGCCCTAAACTCTAAACATCACTAAAATCCAATTTAACATCCTACCAACTTCAAAATATTGGATCAACAATTGGAAAACAAGTTAGAAAGCTAAAATCTTTGGattcagaaattaaaagagaaaactAGTAGAGCAAATAAGACATACAAATTGGCCGATGCGCCTCTGCCACAGCAGATTCTGACCATGAGGGAAGCAATTACGCCCACCATTGCAAAGATCAGAGTTGTAACTACAAAACCCATTTCGATCTTCTCCAATTCCGACCCCTTCTTCGAACAGTCAAATCCACAAACAGTTGATCTGCAAAAAACACAATCCTTTATCTATAAATCTGGTCACAGATCAGAACCCAGTTCGATTTATCGTACTTAAATCCAATTCGAccttcaaattaaataaatgagAGGCAGAAATGCAATTATGCaagagggaaagaaagagggagagCTTAAAGCTTAGTGGTTACCgcgaatgaatgatatgattgtCTTCAAAAACAATTTGTACGTTGCCTGAGGCTCCAAGCCTCCAACCTCTGATTTTGGGCTGTGATGGGAAGGGGATGACGAAGATTGGGATTGTTTTTGCTTAGAaagatcaaataaattaaaaggtCGTTTTGGTACTTTAACCGAAATGTCTTCCATCTACCATAGCAAGTTCCTAGGGGCCCAACAgcatcctctccggatcttttgATGAGGATTATAGAGATTTGTAAATTGTGTTTGATCGTATATCGTGtaatcagtttttgttaggtactgttcttatttaattttaaataaaaatatttaaaataatttctgaccatacgatatacaatgaacgagcATGATTCATGGATCaccgggatcctcacaaaaaggatccgaaTTCACTAGGGGCCTAGGGCCGTGTTCTAAAGCATCTGATCGGAAACAGCGTTCCCAATTTCCGTCATAAATTTTAGAATTGGACCACAATTTTCAAATTCGGGATTTTTGACAAGTTTGAAAATTTCAGAATTGAAGTAATCTAAAAAATTTCGAAACATAAATCGAAAATTCATAAtactttttaagttttcaaatatTCTCAACTTTTTCGTACGcgcaatttattgttttttcttatatttGGTATATGGTTATGCTTAATTTCCTAGTTGAAGTTACATTCTCAAAATGTTACTGGGCAGATTTACTAAATGTTGGaagttaattacattattataaAGTGTTAAAAAAGCATGTATTTTGTTACACCAGCAAGAAAAGTGGCGGGTTTACTAAATGTTGAATCGCTCTAGCCTGTCATTCACGTTATTGTCTTTGTAATTATATTGCTTCTGATCCGCTCGATAGTTTTTATGAGACAGGGTTTCAGGGTTCGGAAGTGGAAGCTGATCGTTAGAAATCTTCCTTTTGAGGTTCTTTGCTTACTGTATTGTCATATGAAATTTTGTTCTTACCATCATCCAGTATCGTTTCTCGCTCAATGAAATAAACTCTTCTCCTTCCCTTCGTTcttacttttattcctatttgcAGGTTATCGAACGGTTTTGCATTTGTACAATTCACACGCAAACAGGATGCAGAAAATGTACATATTTTAATCGCGCTTTACTTTGGAGTAGTACTAATGAAGTCGTAGGTTCTGCATTGCCCAAAAGGAACAAGAAGCCGCCTGTTGATAAATTGGTTCATGAGCTTAAGAAGACATTACTGCAAAAGAATCCAATGCTACTGATGAGATAGAAGAAGGAGATGATCTGGATAGAACAATCTTCATAAGCAATCTTCCGTCTGACTTCAATAAAGACGTCAAACAAAGGTTTTCGACCTTTGGGATAGTGCAATCTTTTACCCCAGTCCTTCAGGTCACCGAGGATGTCTTATATGTAGTTTGATACGATTCTTGCATCGTTTGTTGCGTTTGAAAGTACATGTGATATTATGTTGTGGCAGGAAACGGAAAGGAAGGGGTTTCTCATGTTTGAAACAAAAGATGCAGCCAGTTATGCTGTTTCGGCCGGGAATGCGGCATCTGGCTTGGGAATTTCTCTAAAGGGTTAAGAATTGACAGTCTTGCGCCCTTTGGTTAAAAAATGGGCTCAAAACAAGGAACCGAATGTGGCCAGAAAAGAGGAGCTAGACTGCCGCAATCTCTATGTAGCAAAGTTTGTTTCTTTGATGAACGGTTGCCATTTGGTTTCTTCAAAATACTAAATTGTGTCTTTGATGAACGGTTGCCCCTGGCTTTATCTAGATTTTATAAATTGTGTCCTGAACGGTTGCCATTTGGTTTCTTCAAAATACTAAATGGAAGGTCTTATTCTCAAGGGAACTCCAGCGGCAGAAGGGGTTTCAGCTACTGATATGTCGATATGCTAAATGTAAGTGTTGCTGATCTCTTCGTTCCCCTACATATACGCAACATACTGTAGTGAATTTCTGAAACCACGCAGGGCGGAGAGGAGGATAATGGAGAAGCTTCAATCTCCAAAGTATCACGTTTCAAAGACAagaatatttacaaaaaaattgccGAAGTCCCTGAGCAAACTTTGTATCGGTGCAGTTACCTTACGAGCTATAAAACAAAAACGAGTTATTCTAAAGGTTCGTTAGTAGCTATGATTTGCCTGCCGCTAGCTAAACTAATTTGAGtgattcttttcctttttggcaTAAGATCTCCCTTATTTGTATTCAACGTCAACCGTGAAGATAAAGTTCTTGGATGATCTATATGAAGAAAGGAAAGCTCATAGAAACTTTTGGTCCTCAACATCGGCCGATTGTGGAGTTTGCACTTGAACGGGCAAAAAGCTTAGCTACAAGCGCAGCAGTGTGCAGCTCATCGTGATCGTGTTCCAAAAGACGTGATTAGTCAGTTCAACGAACGGAAACAAAAAGGTGACAAGCAAAAGCTGGATGACTACTCAGTTCCAAACAGAAATTGTGATGATGGAGTTGCCACTGAAACATAGAGACCTTCTAAGAGGCCAACAAATGGTCATCGAGATGGAACGGGTGCTGGAGGATCATTTGAAAGTAAAACCATCGCCGTTGATGCTCGCAATTCAATATCTTCAACAAAGACAAGTAGGCATCAGAAAAAGAGGAAGCTACGGGAGCGGAAAGAGGTGGAGGGGGAAGAGAATGTGATGAGAAGAAAGCTGGCAAAGAAGCAGAAAGATCCATTAGGGCGGGATGTTGCAGATAAACTCGACATGCTAATCGAACAATATAGATCCAAGTACAAAGTGGCAAGGAAGCAAGACTGGCGTTGCGCTGGTCTCTACTTAGAATGTGAAGCAATTAGTAAGCTTCAACGTTAATGTTCTTGTCGCCGGCCACAAAAGTAGTTACGAACTTACCAGAAACACATCACTATTTATAGAAGTTTGAAGTACAAGAATGAGAGACATAATCAtcttcaatcaaaatgttttcTAACTATATTGCTCTTTTTAACTTGACTAAGTTAAATCTACTTTGACTTCAGCCACAAACTTTAACTAACaaggtaaaattggaaaatatttttgtcaaattggtTGTGACTGAAAGGTTACGGGTTCGAGTCGTGAAAACAACCTCTTTATAAAGTAAGGGTAAGATTGTGTATGATAGATCTCCCTCGAGACTATCTCAAAAGGGGTAGCCGTATTGTCTTGCAGTCGCCCTTGGAAGTGTTATTCGTGTAGAAAGGTACTTGCCAAGATTCTTAGCAAGAGGAGAGCCACAAAAATAGCAGAAAAACTTGAGGCTAGGGCGAACAGAGTGTCAACAAAATGTTGGCAATTTTGGTCTTTTATTAAAGACTGGGATTGCTCAGTTACACTAACTAATTAATACATGGAGAAATTAGGTGCagtatccaaaaaaaaaaaattggagaaattaggtgcacatccttttttttttcaattctattTATTGAAACtttattcatttttaaattttaatgaaggTCCCTTGGTTTTaataaacatcattaattatttcaataataaaatatttacaatatcaagataattaaattttatttttaaattattcatttagtgttataAACATTACAtctgatatatttatatttatggttaaattttgtatcatatatttttatttttagtttgtacccattttaatttgcaacacttttttttttaaattgtgccaattttctattcaattttagtttgtacccatatattaatttctttttgtgtccatatttttcaaacttttatttgtactcatatttttttgaccttttatttgtacccataatttattaataatgtacccatttgtctttaaaaatgtaccactttgttatatgtaaaatgttcccattttttttttgtaagtaccatctcttttgtgtaaaatgtagccattgtttttgttttcatatgaAATGTACACATTATATAAAACGTATCaccctttttttatataaaatgtaccaactttttgtatgtaaaatgcatcgtataaaaattaccaattttttgtatgtaaaatgtcattaatataagtaatgACAATCATGAGTTTTATTTAAgtataatttcttttaatattttcaacaaattatggattttattcaaattctcattaatataaataactacaaatatcaagtgtaatttaaaaattataataacctacatagaaatgcATTATTGCATTAATTTTAAGGACTTcaatcaaaaacataaaaccaacaaaattttaataaaaaaacgttGATAAATAGGAACTGCATCCAAAGCCACTCTTAATAAATACAATTATGGAAGTGCTTCTTCTATTTAATTTCCAACAATGCTTAAGAAAGAAACTTTAACAAAGTTACTAACACTTTTCATAAACTCAGTGAAAGCCGTATATTCTCTGTACGCCATGACGTCCGGTTCACACCGCACCATAATAGACGGCAAAAACAGCCACACCCCCGTCGCCACTACAAATGCCATCGCCAACGGCCCCGAAACGGCAGCAGGCAACCGCCACTTACCGTCAAAAGCCTTCTTGATCACAATCTCGATGGACAAACATATTCCGTGGAGGAGGAAGAAGCACGTCAGCTCCCACGTGGGCAACGTCCGTCCAATATTGTAATAGAAGATGAGCTCATGCATCACCGCCGATACGAAAAATGACGCGATAACAGCCGGAATCGGGGCCCACTTTGTCCCGAGGGCACCGGTGGAGATTTCCCGGACGGGTTCGTATACGGTAGGGTGTAGAATTCTGCTCACCATGATGTTCCACCTGCTTCCCCAGAAGTCCTGGAGTGAGGTGGCGAGGTAGGGTTCGTCAAACTGCGGCTCGAAATCGACGCCGAGGAAGACTCGGGCCAGTGATGCGACCAAGGCGAGGGTAAGCTCAAGGCCGGTGTACATGTAAATGGAGTAGAGGAAGAGTAAGATTTTACGGTGAATAAACTGTTTGTTGTGATATACATGTAATGACGTGGAAAAAATCAAAGCCTTGGTCACATAGTTGAGAGTCGATTTCTGGCCTTTTGGGAGAGATTTTGAAGCAGAAATTCTCCGCGCAGGACGTTCTTTTTTTTCATGGTTTTTGGGGTCGTTTCGGAATTTGATTGGAAGGCAAGCTAAGGGGATGAAATGAGATATGGAAGTGGGAGGGGTGGTGGCGAGGGGACCTTTGTTAAGGGCAAAGAGGAGGAGCTTGAAGTTGGCAAGCCAAGCGAGGAAGAAAGACGACGGGCCGCCGAGAAAAATGGTGGTCAGATTGAGAGGgaggtagaagaagaagaatacgaCGGGTAGGATGGCGAGGAGTCTGGTAGTGCCCGGAGAAGTGACCTTGCCGACGGTGTGACAGTAAGATAGTGATGCCACAACCAAAATCCAAACCATGAAAAAGATTGGGATTTCTCCTTCCaatttcttcatttctgtgaacaATTCTTATGAGAGTACTAATTTTTTAGATGGAGAAAGATTGTCCTATCGTATTTATATATTGTAAAGGTTGTGACGGAACACGCTCGTCCCTATAttgtagttatttatttatttattcgaAGCCTATATTATTGTTTataaaagggtaatgctaagtCGATTAAAATGATATATgtcattaataagaaataagcacgttaattaacatttaaagtaataattcaaacatcaactttcatgttctTAGTATACAAAATTTAGTACACAAATTCAATCTCTCTAGTATTAGCCTTTTGTAAACAAGAATATAGactgaaatttgaaaatcaGAGATGTTGTGGTATTTGATAGTTAGATTTCTTTTTAAAACATTATGAAATTCAATTATTAAATGTCCCATCATATGATTACGAATATGATCTtcctaaaaaaatttgttataattttctAAAAGTCAGTTATAAATTCATGTCATTCGAGGATAGTGTAATTAAACAAACTTTTAATAAATCAAAGTCTAGTGGAATAGTTACTTAGTGTCacagtttagtggtatttttcttcatttttaagTAAGAGgtattaaatttgattttcgCTAAAGGTGAATTCGAACCACATTACCACTAGCaaattgtgaggctaagctcacccctttctcttaatgtagataatatcatttgttaaaaaaaatgtagtgGAATAAATGATGGCTCTTTTTATTATATTGCAATGCAATCCAACAAATATTACCTTTGATTTGAGGCCAATTGTTTATTCACGTGAAGGACTTTAAAGTGACACATTAGTTGGATTCAACAACTCAAAgttcaaacaa
This region includes:
- the LOC137730183 gene encoding BAG family molecular chaperone regulator 5, mitochondrial encodes the protein MMKPSRSRRLSFSSSASTTVTYTLHDDQPAPPATTEIPIQTSDTPIPITFHLPQSTAAIKIQSAYRAHLIRTHFKTIAAVHSEANQYQRRIQRQETVDAIRTSEREKLRMNESLMRLLLKLDSVPGVDPAVREARRKVSRRIVGLQEIVDAIVSEDVDGFWGGRDGGFGRNWDDILAEMEEEVCRDRGGEEMERFCAQYLGFRCLQRFLQEP
- the LOC137727532 gene encoding long-chain-alcohol O-fatty-acyltransferase-like; the protein is MKKLEGEIPIFFMVWILVVASLSYCHTVGKVTSPGTTRLLAILPVVFFFFYLPLNLTTIFLGGPSSFFLAWLANFKLLLFALNKGPLATTPPTSISHFIPLACLPIKFRNDPKNHEKKERPARRISASKSLPKGQKSTLNYVTKALIFSTSLHVYHNKQFIHRKILLFLYSIYMYTGLELTLALVASLARVFLGVDFEPQFDEPYLATSLQDFWGSRWNIMVSRILHPTVYEPVREISTGALGTKWAPIPAVIASFFVSAVMHELIFYYNIGRTLPTWELTCFFLLHGICLSIEIVIKKAFDGKWRLPAAVSGPLAMAFVVATGVWLFLPSIMVRCEPDVMAYREYTAFTEFMKSVSNFVKVSFLSIVGN
- the LOC137729279 gene encoding V-type proton ATPase subunit e1-like, producing the protein MGFVVTTLIFAMVGVIASLMVRICCGRGASANLLHLTLVITAVVCCWMMWAIVYLAQMKPLIVPILTEGE
- the LOC137727719 gene encoding uncharacterized protein, coding for MEKRPPALALGPLKLTLLLLLWLIAFPAAKACPSGGSRCRSCPPDGSQCRSCIVNQMKFGCPECTPVLRCMARCLWGGSSRANCIKNCDCGTPKLSDCKRCMSRCKCSCMLW